The following are encoded together in the Microterricola viridarii genome:
- a CDS encoding heavy-metal-associated domain-containing protein — MTCSHCERSIAGELDQLSGVEAIDVSAATGRLLVRSTVPLDDAAVIAAVEEAGYTAERVLS, encoded by the coding sequence ATGACCTGCTCACACTGTGAGCGTTCGATTGCGGGCGAGCTTGACCAGCTGAGCGGTGTCGAGGCCATCGACGTCTCCGCCGCCACCGGCCGGCTCCTCGTCCGATCGACCGTGCCGCTCGACGACGCGGCCGTCATCGCCGCCGTCGAAGAGGCCGGCTACACGGCAGAGCGGGTGCTGTCATGA